The genomic region cactgtgttggttttgttctttgaagaaggtgatgttcatgcacgattcattttgtgcaccattaaacaATCATATAcctatgtcttgaatttgaaaaaaaCCCCCATATGTTTGTtttcactaaagaagggttTGGTGAATGCGCATAtcaaactggtggggttcggtacctccaacaaggttaagaaccactgccCTAAGGACTGTGTTGTCTGGAGCCAGGTGCATCAGGCATCAGATGAAAATCGACAGCAGAACTCTAGATTTGGTCGTTGTTTTCTCTGTGGCGTCTGCGTCGCCTtgccgacagagagagacagaacggGAATGCTGTAAGCGCCaatggcgtcgttaggcctattttaggggggcttcggCCCCCCTAAACTGAGTTAGAATATACATTTCCTTTATTGTTAGTCATTTTTTTATCATCAAAGGTTACATTTTAGGTTCACTGCAGTTAGAGTCCATTGAAAATCCAACCTGTGGGGTCTTCTTTCAATTAAAACTTTATgttaataaagaaaacaaagtacGAAACAAACAACTGGTACAATTATTTACAACTACAGCATCTAAAATCCACAGTTTTTGAGCATGCATTAGATTCAGTGCCATAGAGCAAGACGCCGCCTTCCCTGAGGCACCCGGTGCGGACCCTGTGGTCTCTCCACGTTGCCCGGAACGGCCACGCGGTGGAGCCCTCAGCGGGACGGCGACCTCAGATCAGACGGGTCACTCAATTGTATCCGTATGTTTATGCCCTTATATTTAACTAATGCTGAGTGATTTTTATTCACTCAGAGAACAcaattcccctcataattagatttacaccgtccacatggtgatgtggatcatcaccaaaaggttataaattgttcttggtatctttatacactaaccatgaaaattaaaagtgaatcggacttgatgtgtatttttaacatatttttgaatctgtaaattgggttttcaatgttaaaatgtaaaattatttttgctaatgtcattctggatccgatctggaagAAATTCTGTGGTGGGATAGAGGCCCCCACTCTACAGGACTGTgccaaattcaataaacattggtcaataatgaAATGAGCTATTGAGGAATTGTTTTTGaatgcaatgttaacaaaaatgccaaagtgatacagaatccaggatctcttcaggatcataatcaaaatgtaatcatctgttcttggtaagattcccaacatgtcctgaaaatgtcatcaagatccgtgaagaaggttttgagttatcttgctaacgaaCGGGcaaatggacagacagacacacagacaaaaattggcgattacataacctccgccgaggcgaggcgtaggtaatcagaataaatgtgggaggagcacagaggaggaTAGTCCCGTTCTCTACTTTTCATTTGGTTTCTTGAAGCTTCAGGGGCTGCTCAGTATGGTTTTTTCTGTTCAGAACACAAAAGCATACAATTAATTATTACTATGCACTGATGCTTAGCTAATGCAACAACTTGTTTGTtcgcttgtttctgttttaaatgtttcaacaATTAATGGTATATGGATTCCATCTTACCTGCATTGcttgttttcttcctgtggGGAAAATACATATTTGACAATCATTTCAAGGCACATATCAAGGTGATGAACGCTaatgattaaataaaattgtatttatatagcgccagataaCAACAGTTTAGATTTtgtttagtttattgtttgtttcaagcagaataaaaataaaataaaataataccttttcgtgtacaagaaactatattttggcaaaaaaacaatcataaatatgtccaaaacaaaacaccaaacgCCATGTACACATGAAATagataataattaattatatagtgcttgaaaaggagtgggaagaagataaattattaaatcccaccctcATTATACAACTAAGATTTCAAATCTATTGGACTTCTCATtactaaataattaataagcaatattttatatacaatatatttcaataattatataCCACCACTCAAAGTGCCTCACAGCACTGACTGATATTCAGCCATTCAAACTAATGTATGCTGTGGTGGCAGAAGCCACCATGCAAGGCACCACCTGCTCATCAAACTATTTCTCATTGTGACAAagaattaaatacatttctccGACCCTTTCACACCAGAATCATCATGTTCCCATATCTCTTTAACAACCTGCTTCTCTGAGGGTCCCGCACTCACCTCGAAGGAAAGAAGGCAGCGTGACAGAGAGGATGACGAATAATGTGACACAAATGAGGCCAACAATGATTGCAAATGCCCAGCTGCCTGACTCTGAGACGAGAAAAAGACAAGCATGAGTAACTGCCAGCGATGTTCCTATCCTGCCACAGTGTGGTATCTCATGGTACTACCTTCAACAGTTAGTGTGAAGCGCTTTCTGATGGGTACTCTCAGGGACTGATGGGAAACCTTGCATGTAAACTGTTTCCCATTGAGCCTCAATGAAGCCTGGACGTAGAAGAAAGCTGACAATGTATAGGTCTTGTCCTGGTTGCGTCTGTGGCTCGACAGCAgaacattctggatcaccttGGGTAGGGGACCACCCACCCTCTGGCCCGACGATGTTGGTTCCTCCTCATACCAAACAATCTCCACATCCAGAGGGTAGTATCCCTCTGCCTCACAAGCAACCCTCTGATCCTGGCCGTCCTGCAGTGAGAGGGTAGGTCCGACATTGAGGGAGACGCGGGGAGACTCTGAGGATTTGAAAGAATAACTAAATTAAAATCTGGAACAGGTTTCCATTATGAGTTGGATAGTAGTAACTGTCAGAATTGTATCTGTCTGTTCCGTGACCGGGAACACTGACATCTAATAGTCTCTAGGAAGTCACCagtattgaggaacacattttgaagctccattgacagcGATGTTAccgatctcttctggatcatcaccaaaatgtaatcatctgttcctgtaacattcccaaaatttcctgaacatttcaccAAGAttcgtccagaacgttttgagttatcttgctaatgaaAGGATGGACAAGCAAACGCCACCGAGTTGATTTTTCACCTAAATATAGGACTACCTGTAAATAGTATTCTGACCCAATATATATGACTCTAACCTGACAGCAAATCAAATTCCATTTTTTCAGGTCAGGAGAttcacttggggggggggggggggagctagaATGCCTttgtaattaaaaatgtattcgaTTATCGTCACTTTGATTCAGCCTCACCTTCAATGTGCAGACTCATGTCCAGGCTGGTAAAAAGGGGATTCACTGACACCGAGCAAGCATAGGTCCCTTCACTAGTCATTGAGGTGAATGGGAGTGTGTAGGAAGCATCTCCGTACGCAAGGCTCTTTAGCTTGACACCTGCCCCGTGGGTTTGCCCAGAGCGGCTGGCATGGCTGAACAGTCTGACTCTGTCTCCTCGATATTGCCAGTGCCACTCCACAGTGAGGTTTGGCAGTTTGTGGTCAAGAGCAAACTGGCAGTGGAGGCTTTGCTGGGCACCGAGGCGCACTTTCACCGAAGGAGTTGTCGTTTTAATTACCATAGCAGCTATGGAGACGGACAGATCAAGACAGATGCAGGTTAGATATGAAAGTGTAACATCCCAAAATATTGCCAGCTATACGATAAGTGTTACCTGTTGTGGTGAGTAACTCGCTGTCTGCAATGGCTGGCCAACTGAGATAGTCCTGTTTTTCTGAGGCGGGTTGGTCAACTGGATGTCTGAGGAAGCTGACGATGGCGAAATGGTCTCTGGTGTGTTTGATAGTACAGATGAACCAGTTGTTGTACGCCTCCCGGTCCTGGACTGGCCAGCGGACATGGATGCCTTGTGTTGTGTACCTACGTATCTGACAGTCTAACTGCTCTGAAAAAGCTCCGTCTAGGTATCGATGCAAGTCCAGTTTAGAACCTAGAACACGTTTGAATAACATGGAAATTATTATTcgtattgttattattattactcctTTAGGCTACAGGTATTACCAGTGTGTAGGAAAGTTATGGCATTTGGGTTGACCGGTCGGTCTCCTTTGTGACCAAACAGCAGCATAGCCTCTCTGTGGATGAGCTGAGTCTCAGTGTGACCGTCATTATTCAGAGGTACGTGTTCGTCAATGAACTGACAGGGCAGCCATGACATCTGACTGACACATTCCACACCTGCAAGACACAAGAAGAAATAGTATGAATCACACAATAAGATGTAGTTTAATATGTTATAGCATATTATAACACAGTGGAGTATAGTGTAATATTTAAGTATCGATCCGCACATTACTAGCACTAGCATTTAACCAGCGTATAAAGGTGGTTATTTCATTCAGGTCTTGTATTTAAATGTACAGtacacattaatacacacatAAATTACCAAAAAAAGTTGAAGAAACTAACTTACCCACTCTCAGGCTCCCGTAAATAAGTATCTTTAAGATCAAGTACATGGTTATTACTTGGTAGAAATGTCTCAGTCTCAGTGACTCAGTTATATAAAGCTTATTTTGCTGCCGCAGTTACTGTAATGAAAAGGTGAaacttaacagaaactatttaattcCGCCTTTTTATTATATAAGTTAAagtagaaaatatatttttggaatattcgcggaaacataattaattaaaataaagatatacaacttttttatttatgactttTGCACCagtatattgtatttatttatttttcttctaatgctgcactgtttgaactcATATTTCTCTATTGTacttatatttaatttatgcagttaGAGAACAAAAAATACACGTTTTCCATTTGAGAACTCGTGATCTTTCACTCTTTTCcctaaatgaaatgtattatttccctgtttcaagcagccgttttagcagcatcaatcgGTAGCAGGTGATACTTGTATTCACAAGTATATTTCGATgcaccttctgggtaactgactcaaATGACTCGATTCACTTTTGTGagtgactcatttaaactcgattcagtaaaaagaatcaaATTAACCATCACTAGTTTCCTGTTCCTGATCGAAAGTATcgacattttgatttttgaatgGATTCTAGAGTGTAAAGTTTGGTATTTCAGAGATATCGATATTTAAGTATCGATCTGCACATTACTAACACTAGCATTTAACCAGCGTATAAAGGTGGTTATTTCATTCAGGTCTTGTATTTCAATGTACAGtacacattaatacacacatAAATTACCAAAAAAAGTGGAATAATCTGACTTACCCACTCTCAGGCTCACGTAAAGAAGTATCTTTAAGATCAAGTACATGGTTATTACTTGGTAGAAACGTCTCAGTCGCAGTGACTCAGTTATAAAAAGCTTATTTTCACTTTCACTTAAGAGGAAAAACTCGCTCTCTGACTCACGTGTGATGGCGTTTGGCAAGTAAATATCATAAATGAACTTCTCATCCCGAATATTTTACACACATATTTTGAAATCGTAATTTTAATAAATACGATGAGTGTCTTCGTTTCAAATAAAAAAGTCCTGATCCCAAAGTTCCGCGTGTTGACGTGTTACGTCATGCAGGGACACGAAAGCAATACTTACGCCGTCCGATGGTGGCGCTGTGAAATCAACCGAGAGATAGAGCGGCTCGTTCGACACGAGAAGGCGGAACAGCGGAAGCTGAACCCAGTCGAACCGGATACAGTTGAGTTGAAGCAGCGACCTCGAGTTTTGTTGTGTCGTGTCTGTGAAACGGTTACACGGGAAAGACAACGTCGACCCGCACCTCGTGGAACGGACGCGAGTGGGAATTAAAGAGCGGACTGAGCACGTTCGCATCGCATACAGCAGCTATGACATTGATGATGAACAAAGGTAACGGGTTCTTGTTATTTGTTCTTCATACGTTGAATTTAAAACATATTATTTTAAGATAAAGCCCGAGCATCAgggcttttgttttttggaagaATTGGGAGAATAGCAATTACACCAAAATCAAATATTGACGATGCatttctgtgaaaaaaaaagagatatttTTAGAAAGCACTATACATGTTTGCTGGATTATTCAtacttttatttaaagaatATACTATAAGTACTTGTGTCAGGTATCGGATGTTATCTCAGACTTGAACATGATGATGGTAATTTACCTCCGAGGCACAGGTTGTGTTTTCGCCggcgtccgttagcaagatatcTCAAAAAACGTTCTGTACGGATCAGGATGACATTTTCAATAAATGCCGGGAATGTTcccaggaatagatgattacattttcttggttgattattgacattgctcaagggcacctcggcagtgctctggaggcagactgccCCCTCTCcattttgtctggg from Brachionichthys hirsutus isolate HB-005 chromosome 11, CSIRO-AGI_Bhir_v1, whole genome shotgun sequence harbors:
- the dhrs13b.2 gene encoding tapasin-related protein — protein: MYLILKILLYVSLRVGVECVSQMSWLPCQFIDEHVPLNNDGHTETQLIHREAMLLFGHKGDRPVNPNAITFLHTGSKLDLHRYLDGAFSEQLDCQIRRYTTQGIHVRWPVQDREAYNNWFICTIKHTRDHFAIVSFLRHPVDQPASEKQDYLSWPAIADSELLTTTAAMVIKTTTPSVKVRLGAQQSLHCQFALDHKLPNLTVEWHWQYRGDRVRLFSHASRSGQTHGAGVKLKSLAYGDASYTLPFTSMTSEGTYACSVSVNPLFTSLDMSLHIEESPRVSLNVGPTLSLQDGQDQRVACEAEGYYPLDVEIVWYEEEPTSSGQRVGGPLPKVIQNVLLSSHRRNQDKTYTLSAFFYVQASLRLNGKQFTCKVSHQSLRVPIRKRFTLTVEESGSWAFAIIVGLICVTLFVILSVTLPSFLRGRKQAMQKKPY